One window of Athalia rosae chromosome 4, iyAthRosa1.1, whole genome shotgun sequence genomic DNA carries:
- the LOC105693767 gene encoding pinin gives MRKLEARESWGAERLEAELESARDSLRGLDRSIQKILGRDPPDGENPLQPTARTTQKRPLQEDRRRTVLDFAAVPNNLAVGKRRWVAPAGEPKTVFSRLSARIPSNADDSADEDDGTAKPAVSSRVIATPREIPSRQEVIRRERVDERSRQRNKRMFGALLGTLQKFRQEETKLKAKEDKKAEVEARVEEAGRREKEELRRERQQLFQSRKRQQAEVRSLEAKLVRSRQFQEWRASQLPLASFIRTRTQPAIFYLPKRKHPRTDSLLASSAKELNDEVERREKLLLEELEHIESQAGLGKQQSIETNVVSSAQEEPPTPMEECEENRDPNHKVEDVQEDEIQDPSLPIFDTETVETTPLESSMVGETVLEEILEDASNG, from the exons ATGCGGAAATTAGAGGCCAGGGAGTCTTGGGGAGCTGAGAGGCTTGAGGCTGAGTTAGAATCAGCCCGTGATAGCCTTCGAGGTCTTGATAGaagtattcaaaaaattcttggacGAGACCCTCCCGATGGTGAAAATCCGCTTCAGCCAACGGCGAG AACGACTCAGAAACGCCCACTTCAAGAGGATCGTCGACGTACAGTCTTGGATTTTGCTGCTGTGCCCAATAATCTTGCTGTGGGTAAAAGGAGATGGGTAGCTCCAGCTGGAGAGCCTAAGACAGTCTTCAGTCGGCTAAGTGCTCGTATTCCATCAAATGCAGATGATAGTGCAGATGAGGATGATGGGACAGCCAAG CCAGCTGTCTCCTCTCGAGTAATTGCAACTCCTCGCGAAATACCTTCCCGGCAGGAAGTTATTAGACGAGAAAGAGTTGATGAACGGAGTAGGCaaagaaataaacgaatgtTCGGTGCCCTCCTTGGTACTCTACAAAAATTCCGTCAAGAAGAAACTAAACTAAAAGCCAAG GAAGACAAAAAAGCGGAGGTAGAAGCTCGCGTAGAGGAAGCTgggagaagggaaaaagaagaattgcgGCGTGAAAGACAACAGCTATTTCAGTCACGAAAGCGCCAACAGGCTGAAGTACGTAGTTTAGAAGCTAAGCTAGTGCGTAGCCGCCAGTTTCAGGAATGGCGTGCATCTCAATTACCACTTGCATCGTTTATTCGGACTCGCACTCAACCGGCAATATTCTATCTACCAAAGCGGAAACACCCTCGCACCGATTCACTTCTTGCAAGCTCGGCCAAGGAGCTTAATG ACGAGGtggagagaagggaaaaactTCTGTTGGAAGAGTTGGAGCACATTGAATCACAAGCGGGTTTAGGGAAGCAACAGTCCATTGAAACTAATGTAGTATCGTCTGCGCAAGAAGAACCTCCAACACCTATGGAAGAGTGTGAAGAAAATCGCGATCCTAATCACAAAGTCGAAGACGTTCAAGAAGACGAAATCCAAGATCCAAGTTTACCTATCTTTGATACAGAAACGGTTGAAACAACTCCGTTAGAATCGAGCATGGTAGGTGAAACAGTGTTGGAAGAAATACTAGAGGATGCCAGTAATGGCTAG